Proteins encoded within one genomic window of Triticum aestivum cultivar Chinese Spring chromosome 2D, IWGSC CS RefSeq v2.1, whole genome shotgun sequence:
- the LOC123052255 gene encoding uncharacterized protein isoform X3 produces the protein MLAPVLGAVGCGRGGSGLARPTLPCSFQSGPEVLEEALEVGMLTGDAGSLHPPGSLAIANMSLSTLSRAIVQVQMIHYLHKRKEVGGVIIEEGFSDFPKEKKEVRKEDGSNKSESKRVRITYR, from the exons ATGCTCGCGCCAGTGCTAGGCGCCGTTGGATGCGGACGCGGAGGCTCGGGACTTGCACGCCCTACTCTACCCTGTTCCTTCCAATCCGGCCCCGAAGTGCTCGAGGAGGCGCTCGAGGTCGGCATGCTCACCGGCGACGCTGGGTCCCTCCATCCTCCTGGTTCCCTCGCCATCGCCAACATGAGCCTCTCCACCCTCTCCCGCGCGATCGTCCAGGTCCAG ATGATACATTATCTTCATAAAAGAAAGGAAGTTGGAGGAGTTATTATTGAAGAGGGATTCAGTG ACTTCccgaaggagaagaaggaggtgcGGAAAGAGGATGGGAGCAACAAATCTGAATCAAAGA gGGTGAGAATTACTTATCGATGA
- the LOC123052255 gene encoding uncharacterized protein isoform X2: MLAPVLGAVGCGRGGSGLARPTLPCSFQSGPEVLEEALEVGMLTGDAGSLHPPGSLAIANMSLSTLSRAIVQVQTSRRRRRRCGKRMGATNLNQRVCFVVDLLWNVVASNQACFLFSSSMKVASNWDFVDDLQSLIET, encoded by the exons ATGCTCGCGCCAGTGCTAGGCGCCGTTGGATGCGGACGCGGAGGCTCGGGACTTGCACGCCCTACTCTACCCTGTTCCTTCCAATCCGGCCCCGAAGTGCTCGAGGAGGCGCTCGAGGTCGGCATGCTCACCGGCGACGCTGGGTCCCTCCATCCTCCTGGTTCCCTCGCCATCGCCAACATGAGCCTCTCCACCCTCTCCCGCGCGATCGTCCAGGTCCAG ACTTCccgaaggagaagaaggaggtgcGGAAAGAGGATGGGAGCAACAAATCTGAATCAAAGAGTATGCTTTGTTGTGGATCTTCTATGGAATGTTGTTGCTAGTAACCAAGCATGCTTTCTCTTTAGTTCCTCTATGAAAGTAGCATCAAATTGGGATTTTGTTGATGATTTGCAAAGCTTAATTGAGACATAA
- the LOC123052255 gene encoding stomatal closure-related actin-binding protein 1-like isoform X1 yields the protein MKFEKGLSTATLLSNEVKCKQVALLERDILLKNLKSVLESLRGQVAGKYKDEFEESVSMVDILAVQLSKRENELLQQKTEVMRIATSLKLASEDARRIVDEERTNARMEIENARAAVQRVQKVLQEKENSSQRIGKQKRKI from the exons ATGAAATTTGAGAAGGGCCTCAGTACTGCCACATTATTATCTAATGAG GTTAAATGTAAACAAGTGGCTTTATTGGAGCGAGACATCCTTCTGAAGAATCTAAAGAGTGTATTGGAGTCACTGAGAGGACAAGTAGCTGGCAAATATAAGGATGAATTTGAGGAATCAGTATCTATG GTGGATATTTTAGCAGTTCAGCTGTCCAAAAGAGAAAATGAGTTGCTTCAGCAGAAAACCGAGGTCATGAGAATAGCGACTTCACTGAAACTG GCTTCTGAAGATGCTAGGAGAATTGTTGACGAAGAACGAACTAATGCACGCATGGAGATTGAAAATGCTAGAGCTGCTGTACAAAGAGTTCAAAAAGTACTTCAAGAGAAAGAGAACAGTTCACAAAGAATTGGAAAGCAG AAGAGGAAGATCTAG